The following are encoded together in the Citrus sinensis cultivar Valencia sweet orange chromosome 1, DVS_A1.0, whole genome shotgun sequence genome:
- the LOC102615555 gene encoding E3 ubiquitin protein ligase DRIP2-like has translation MTMATTEQTLKVNREKLVACMTCPLCSKLFRDATTISECLHSFCRKCIYEKITEEEIDSCPVCNTDLGCAPLEKLRADHNLQDLRIKIFPSKRRNLDAPDSVSSVPLPARRKEISLSSLAISTPKSPVKSSSSGRRSKPVPKKTLVQEEYTSPIEEPIKDVEDPPELSSEPLCRNTQTKRQILSATESSIQHTPDKGTEDIARPFDGKSDLWKPLNVLVEAASKTKANKSNSRGTVGKPILLDAHDNDLTLRTKLKDCGNTSKAHGNENGTIPGSSGSARPRKSLGRPKKAAVSAGLNVSAQAVVDTNQRFDGRFGPIWFSLVASDEQEGDEPLPQISSCYLRVKDGRLPVSFIKRYIVKKLNLISEAEVEISLRGQPVLSTLELHNLINWWVQTSSASERIQTVVGSSAKDFVMVLSYGRKAQPP, from the exons ATGACGATGGCGACGACGGAACAAACGCTTAAAGTAAATAGAGAAAAGCTAGTAGCATGCATGACTTGTCCTCTCTGCAGCAAGCTTTTCAGAGATGCCACCACTATATCTGAATGTCTTCACTCAT TTTGCAGGAAGTGCATATACGAGAAGATAACAGAAGAGGAAATTGATAGCTGTCCGGTGTGCAACACTGATCTCGGTTGTGCTCCTCTGGAGAAACTCAG GGCAGACCACAATTTGCAGGATCTAAGGATAAAAATCTTCCCTTCGAAAAGACGCAACTTGGATGCACCTGACTCTGTGTCCTCGGTCCCATTGCCAGcaagaagaaaagagataTCTTTATCTTCATTGGCAATTAGCACACCTAAATCACCAGTCAAGTCTAGCTCCAGTGGAAGAAGATCAAAGCCGGTTCCAAAGAAGACTCTTGTTCAGGAAGAATATACTTCTCCCATTGAGGAGCCCATTAAGGATGTGGAAGATCCCCCGGAGCTAAGTTCTGAGCCTCTCTGCAGAAATACACAAACTAAAAGGCAG ATACTTTCTGCTACTGAATCATCTATCCAACACACACCCGATAAAGGTACAGAGGACATTGCCAGGCCTTTTGATGGGAAATCTGATTTGTGGAAACCGTTGAATGTCCTGGTGGAAGCTGCTAGTAAAACAAAGGCCAATAAGTCTAATTCGCGAGGGACTGTTGGCAAACCAATATTGCTTGATGCCCATGACAATGATCTAACCCTTAGAACCAAATTAAAGGATTGTGGTAACACATCAAAAGCCCATGGTAATGAAAATGGTACAATTCCTGGATCATCTGGTTCAGCAAGACCTAGAAAATCTCTAGGTCGACCGAAAAAAGCAGCTGTCTCTGCGGGGTTGAATGTTTCAGCACAGGCTGTGGTCGACACAAATCAGAGATTTGATGGAAGATTTGGTCCAATTTGGTTCTCTTTAGTTGCTTCTGATGAACA GGAAGGAGATGAACCCCTGCCACAGATTTCTTCATGCTACTTAAGGGTTAA GGATGGTCGTTTGCCGGTTTCATTCATCAAAAGGTATATCGTGAAAAAACTGAATCTTATTAGTGAGGCTGAG GTGGAAATCTCCTTGCGGGGACAGCCAGTGCTATCTACATTGGAACTGCATAACTTAATAAACTGGTGGGTGCAGACATCCTCAGCATCAGAAAGAATACAAACAGTGGTAGGCAGCTCAGCAAAGGATTTTGTGATGGTTCTCTCGTATGGTCGGAAAGCTCAGCCCCCCTAA